A window of Hymenobacter siberiensis genomic DNA:
TGAAACACCTGCTCCTCGCCGCCGCGCTGCTCCTGGCCGGGCTGGTCCCCGGTTGCTCCCCAGCGGAACGCCCGCTCCCGCCGGGCGCGTTGGCGGCCCAGGTCGAGGCCCTGACGAAGGACTTCGACACGTGGTGGCGCAACACGTACGCCTACGTGTTGCTGGCCCGCGACTATCAGCCCCGGGACGTCGACGGCCGGCCGGTGCCCAAGCCGGACTTTCTGCGGCAGCTGGCCACCGGCCGGGTCCTGGCCCTGCGCACCGGCACGGCCCGCGGGGAGCCGGTGTACCAGCTGTGTGCCTACCCTGGGAGCCCCGACCCGGCGATTCGGTCCACGAGCAAGCAACTGGCCGAAGAGGCGCTGCGCAATGACGCGCGGGAAGGCCAGGCGCTGCCCGCGTTTGCGTGGCGGGACCTGAACGGCGGGGCGTACATCCCCACCAGCACGCGGGGCAAAATTCTGGTGCTCAAGTGCTGGTACACCAACTGCGTGGCCTGCGTCGACGAGATGCCGGCCACCAACGCGCTGGTAGAGCGCTACCGCCAGCGCCCGGACGTACTGTTCGTGAGCCTGGCCAAGAACGAGGCGCAGCAGCCACGCCCCTTTCTCAAAGGCCACCCAGTAGCGTGTACTACTCCCCAAAAACTGGACAGTTTAGCGGGGTTTGTTAAGTAATATTGTTATGATTGAATGTTGTGTTGGTTTGGTAGACGTGGGCGGGCGTTTGGCCCCCGAGACTTTGATGGGGTCGGCGATGATTGTAGTAGGCAAAGTACGCGGTTAATTGCTGGTGCAGGTGCTGGCCGTCATCGGCCGGGATAAGATAGATATGTTCCCATTTGACCGTGCGCCAGAGGCGTTTGATGAAGGCATTGTCGGTGGCGCGGCCGCGGCCGTCGCGGCTGATGCGGCAGCCGGCGTCCAGCAAAGCTTGTTCGTAGGCGAGGCTGGTGAACCGGCTGCCCTGGTCGGAGTTGAAGATGTAGGGAGCCGGAGCATGGCGCAACGCATCGGCCAGGGCTTGCAGGCAAAAGCCCACGTCGAGCGAGTT
This region includes:
- a CDS encoding IS3 family transposase; the encoded protein is MIIKAFCFATTLLRDRPATAPKEVWSTDITYVPMAKGFLYLAAVLDWHSRYVLSWQLSNSLDVGFCLQALADALRHAPAPYIFNSDQGSRFTSLAYEQALLDAGCRISRDGRGRATDNAFIKRLWRTVKWEHIYLIPADDGQHLHQQLTAYFAYYNHRRPHQSLGGQTPAHVYQTNTTFNHNNIT
- a CDS encoding TlpA family protein disulfide reductase, with the translated sequence MKHLLLAAALLLAGLVPGCSPAERPLPPGALAAQVEALTKDFDTWWRNTYAYVLLARDYQPRDVDGRPVPKPDFLRQLATGRVLALRTGTARGEPVYQLCAYPGSPDPAIRSTSKQLAEEALRNDAREGQALPAFAWRDLNGGAYIPTSTRGKILVLKCWYTNCVACVDEMPATNALVERYRQRPDVLFVSLAKNEAQQPRPFLKGHPVACTTPQKLDSLAGFVK